A stretch of Bradyrhizobium diazoefficiens DNA encodes these proteins:
- a CDS encoding NADH:ubiquinone reductase (Na(+)-transporting) subunit F, with the protein MGQEMPQRRPAVHKVRLEPVGVEMEVEEGETVLDAAFRQGVALPHGCKEGQCSACKCILNEGDVDMLKYSTFALSDPEKESGRVLLCRTLVYSDVKVELLNYDEDLLSRSIAVKAFNGKLASVERLTHDIVRIAIDLDEPMKFWAGQYADLTLHGAEITRSYSMGNPPSESDRLEFIIKRHPGGAFSTVVGEAKIGDPITVKGPYGSCFRREQRDGPMILVGSGSGMAPLMSILLDQAASGETRPVRFFYGARTTQDLFALDVFADLEARMPDFKFIPAVSHVEADSEWNGETGFIHDVLRRHLLDMENTEEADAYSCGPPPMIDAALPILQMADIDPARMYFDKFTPATQA; encoded by the coding sequence ATGGGACAGGAAATGCCTCAGCGCAGGCCGGCGGTGCACAAGGTGCGCCTCGAGCCGGTAGGGGTCGAGATGGAAGTGGAGGAAGGTGAGACCGTCCTCGACGCAGCCTTCCGCCAGGGCGTCGCCCTGCCGCACGGCTGCAAGGAAGGGCAGTGCTCCGCGTGCAAATGCATCCTCAACGAAGGGGATGTGGACATGCTCAAATATTCGACCTTCGCGCTCTCCGACCCGGAGAAGGAAAGCGGTCGGGTCCTGCTGTGCCGGACGCTCGTCTATAGCGACGTCAAGGTCGAGCTGCTCAACTATGACGAGGACTTGCTGTCGCGCTCGATCGCAGTCAAGGCGTTCAACGGAAAGCTGGCGAGCGTCGAGCGGCTGACGCACGATATCGTTCGCATCGCGATCGACCTAGACGAGCCGATGAAGTTCTGGGCCGGACAGTATGCGGACCTGACGCTCCATGGCGCGGAGATCACGCGCTCCTATTCGATGGGCAATCCACCGAGTGAGTCCGATCGCCTGGAGTTCATCATCAAGCGTCATCCCGGCGGTGCCTTCTCGACCGTGGTCGGCGAGGCGAAGATCGGTGATCCGATCACGGTGAAGGGGCCTTATGGCTCTTGCTTCCGTCGCGAGCAGCGCGACGGGCCGATGATCCTGGTCGGCAGCGGATCGGGCATGGCACCGTTGATGTCGATCCTGCTCGACCAGGCGGCAAGCGGCGAGACGCGCCCGGTTCGCTTCTTCTACGGCGCCCGGACAACGCAGGATCTGTTTGCACTCGACGTCTTCGCCGACCTTGAAGCGCGGATGCCCGACTTCAAGTTCATTCCCGCCGTGTCACATGTCGAAGCGGATTCGGAGTGGAACGGCGAAACCGGATTCATCCACGACGTGCTGCGCCGCCACCTGCTCGACATGGAGAATACCGAGGAAGCGGATGCCTATAGCTGCGGTCCACCGCCGATGATCGATGCCGCACTGCCGATCCTGCAAATGGCCGATATCGACCCGGCCAGGATGTATTTCGACAAGTTCACGCCCGCCACCCAAGCATGA
- a CDS encoding methane monooxygenase codes for MTEALTLNKITSQKGISIGEATRLIADLGWTPSYVQDAMAIPTDYKISKPPRDPMKQVLRSYFPMQEEKDNRVYGALDAALRGDMFRNVEPRWIEWMKLFLAIIPFPEISAARSMAPLGQLAPGDHLRTGFTMQMVDEFRHSTIQMNLKKWYMENYIDPAGFDITEKAFGKCAATTIGRQFGEAFLTGDAITASNIYLQVAAETAFTNTLFVAMPSEAARNGDYALPTVFLSVQSDESRHIGNGHSMLMSVLKEPDNHLLLERDIRYCFWQNHMIVDAIIGTIIEYGTKNRDKNKESYAELWHRWIFEDYYRTYMLPLEKYGIKIHHDDVHEAFDSIVKKGYVHKFAQSISAGWWATFWRIEAQTERDFEWFEAKYPGWYDEFGAWWENYEKLSKPGSEIITFADTGYVYPHRCWSSLVPCVVREDFCVDEVDGELFTYASEVDRWTHKEAFAAEYRGRPTPAMGRFSGRRQWEEVYDGWDLADAIVDMGFVRPDGKTLIAQPHMSFEEKDMWTLDHVRGHTIRSPLLALRELKPEARAKHVEDYRKGFKIRRI; via the coding sequence ATGACTGAGGCACTCACACTCAACAAGATCACAAGCCAGAAGGGCATCAGTATCGGGGAGGCGACGCGCCTCATCGCGGATCTGGGCTGGACCCCGTCCTATGTGCAGGACGCGATGGCGATCCCGACCGACTACAAGATCAGCAAGCCGCCGCGCGACCCGATGAAGCAGGTGCTGCGTTCCTATTTCCCCATGCAGGAAGAGAAGGACAATCGCGTCTATGGCGCGCTCGACGCAGCCTTGCGCGGCGACATGTTCCGCAACGTCGAGCCGCGCTGGATTGAATGGATGAAGCTGTTCCTGGCGATCATCCCATTCCCGGAGATCTCGGCCGCGCGATCAATGGCGCCGCTCGGGCAGCTCGCCCCCGGCGACCATCTGCGCACCGGCTTCACGATGCAGATGGTGGACGAGTTCCGGCACTCGACCATCCAGATGAACCTCAAGAAATGGTACATGGAGAATTATATCGATCCGGCCGGGTTCGACATCACTGAGAAGGCGTTCGGCAAATGCGCTGCGACGACGATCGGGCGGCAGTTTGGCGAGGCCTTCCTGACCGGTGATGCGATCACCGCATCGAATATCTATCTCCAAGTCGCCGCCGAGACGGCGTTCACCAACACGCTGTTTGTGGCGATGCCGTCGGAGGCCGCACGCAACGGCGACTACGCGTTGCCGACCGTGTTCCTCTCGGTCCAGAGCGACGAAAGCCGCCATATCGGCAACGGCCATTCGATGCTGATGTCGGTATTGAAGGAGCCAGATAATCATCTGCTGTTGGAACGCGATATTCGTTATTGCTTCTGGCAGAACCACATGATCGTTGACGCGATCATCGGTACGATCATCGAATATGGCACCAAGAATCGTGACAAGAATAAGGAGAGCTACGCGGAGCTGTGGCACCGCTGGATATTCGAGGACTATTATCGCACTTACATGCTGCCGCTCGAAAAATACGGCATCAAGATCCACCACGACGACGTCCATGAGGCGTTCGATTCGATCGTCAAGAAAGGCTATGTCCACAAGTTCGCGCAGTCCATCTCGGCCGGCTGGTGGGCGACTTTCTGGCGGATCGAGGCGCAGACCGAGCGCGACTTCGAATGGTTCGAGGCCAAGTATCCGGGCTGGTACGACGAGTTCGGCGCCTGGTGGGAGAATTACGAGAAACTCTCGAAACCCGGCAGCGAGATCATCACCTTCGCCGACACCGGCTACGTTTATCCGCATCGCTGCTGGTCGAGCCTGGTGCCATGTGTCGTCCGCGAGGACTTCTGCGTCGACGAGGTGGACGGCGAGCTGTTCACCTATGCCAGCGAGGTCGACCGTTGGACCCACAAGGAAGCGTTCGCCGCCGAATATCGGGGCCGTCCGACCCCGGCGATGGGCCGCTTCTCGGGCCGCCGCCAGTGGGAAGAGGTCTATGACGGCTGGGATCTCGCCGACGCCATCGTTGACATGGGCTTCGTGCGTCCTGACGGCAAGACGCTGATCGCTCAGCCGCACATGTCGTTCGAGGAGAAGGACATGTGGACGCTTGACCATGTCCGAGGCCACACCATCCGCAGCCCGCTGCTCGCGTTGCGCGAACTGAAGCCCGAGGCGCGGGCCAAACATGTCGAGGACTATCGCAAGGGTTTCAAGATCCGCCGGATCTGA
- a CDS encoding sigma-70 family RNA polymerase sigma factor: MQKRPDWVDDIDWDDLYPRVLAVAFRMSAGRANRRHEAEQLAQEAITRSFTTRTVDLKKYELFVYLVGIMRSIRSDQMRSPGARLFDFDDEAVIRFPARPTQDDALSIASLSRLIEQQDPGANQVAMHMLAGLRTSREIAEAMSVSPQKVDALKKNLRRIILELGRNDLRLVRKPPSGAKIADLEE; encoded by the coding sequence ATGCAAAAACGACCGGACTGGGTGGACGACATCGATTGGGACGACCTCTATCCAAGAGTCCTCGCTGTCGCCTTTCGGATGAGTGCCGGCCGAGCGAACAGGCGGCACGAAGCCGAGCAACTTGCGCAAGAAGCGATTACGCGGAGCTTCACAACCAGGACGGTTGATTTAAAGAAATACGAGCTCTTCGTCTATCTCGTCGGCATCATGCGAAGCATTCGCAGCGATCAGATGAGGTCACCAGGTGCAAGGTTGTTCGATTTCGATGATGAAGCGGTGATCCGCTTCCCCGCGCGTCCCACTCAAGACGACGCGCTGTCGATCGCGAGTCTTTCACGACTCATCGAACAACAGGACCCAGGGGCCAACCAGGTGGCGATGCATATGCTCGCAGGCCTCAGAACCTCGCGTGAAATAGCCGAGGCCATGAGTGTTTCTCCTCAAAAAGTGGACGCGCTCAAGAAGAATTTGCGCCGCATCATTCTGGAGCTTGGACGCAACGACTTGCGCCTCGTGCGTAAGCCGCCGTCTGGCGCCAAGATTGCTGATCTGGAGGAATAA
- a CDS encoding Hsp20 family protein, translating to MRYDWTPLGRSAIGFDRLFDVLDEVQRTAEESYPPYNIERLDENRFQISVALAGFTPDEVSLTVEQNVLTLEGRKSEKEEKIYLHRGISARNVKRQFTLAEHVEVKGARFENGLLVIDLQREIPEAMKPRRIAISDVAPSNVTQVESRVA from the coding sequence ATGAGGTATGATTGGACTCCCCTCGGGAGGTCCGCCATCGGCTTCGACCGTCTTTTCGACGTTCTCGACGAGGTCCAGCGGACCGCCGAAGAGAGCTATCCCCCTTACAACATCGAACGTCTCGACGAGAACCGCTTCCAGATCTCGGTGGCCCTCGCCGGATTCACGCCGGACGAGGTCTCGCTGACGGTCGAGCAGAACGTCCTGACACTCGAGGGCCGCAAGAGCGAGAAGGAAGAGAAGATCTACCTGCATCGCGGCATCTCGGCACGCAATGTCAAGCGCCAGTTCACGCTCGCCGAGCATGTCGAGGTCAAGGGCGCCCGCTTCGAGAACGGTCTGCTCGTCATTGACCTGCAGAGGGAGATCCCCGAGGCGATGAAGCCGCGCCGCATTGCGATCAGCGACGTCGCTCCGAGCAACGTCACACAGGTCGAATCCCGGGTCGCCTGA
- a CDS encoding outer membrane beta-barrel protein: protein MSVCHQPSFDDDAHCEVMMRFEVLTWWAATAALVASGAVNSTDLKPAAKVPPKLWSWTGGYIGGHAAGGYGRTSFSDPYGPSIYGDVVDTPAFLAGGQLGYNWQRDGWVFGVELEASRVVSDGTNTCLAFSSVVVIATCNAGPSVLATGTARVGYAFGPQGHTLAYVKGGAAWQNNRGAITNHNEFRDGTFAGYPRHTTQFDDGRFGATVGVGIEQQLTPAWSVKFEYDYMGFGGPRVATPPTVQRPPLAIIPASTSSLSSDYHVGKVGLNYHFGVDPTAEWADAPLRPATASAKAKPVLSTGGWSLEGGSRVWLSRGAFQWDYTHAPRFPGDESVPTSRLTYQGLDGVSGEMFGRLDSPWRIFLKGNIGLGRFNKGKRNDEDSSLGQWAYLNALSGQANGRFTYYTADAGYDFLRGSNYKVGAFVGWTSYGEKSDSIGCVQTASSSPAWPCTGPSQRQGQLIGTQDTDWNAPRIGVSAEALVLERWRVSADIAYLPWTEFSGRDNHLLRPATTFYDQRGDGGGGLQVEGALSYFLTKNVSIGVGGRYWSMWTKKDSDVIYNANWQGGRDQEAALAKYRMERWGTFIQASYKFD from the coding sequence ATGTCTGTGTGTCATCAGCCTTCGTTCGATGATGACGCACATTGTGAGGTGATGATGCGATTTGAAGTGCTTACCTGGTGGGCCGCAACAGCTGCGCTCGTTGCAAGCGGAGCAGTCAATTCAACAGATCTCAAGCCGGCCGCAAAAGTCCCGCCGAAACTGTGGAGCTGGACCGGAGGATATATCGGCGGACACGCCGCCGGGGGCTACGGCCGGACGTCGTTCAGTGATCCCTATGGCCCATCGATTTACGGGGACGTCGTTGATACGCCTGCATTCCTGGCCGGCGGACAGCTCGGTTACAACTGGCAGAGGGACGGCTGGGTGTTCGGCGTTGAGCTGGAAGCGAGCCGTGTTGTCTCGGACGGCACAAACACCTGTCTTGCCTTCTCCAGCGTTGTTGTGATCGCAACCTGCAACGCAGGTCCAAGCGTCCTTGCCACGGGAACCGCTCGTGTGGGTTATGCTTTTGGCCCGCAGGGCCACACGCTGGCCTACGTCAAAGGAGGCGCTGCTTGGCAAAACAATCGCGGCGCGATCACCAATCACAACGAATTCCGGGACGGGACCTTTGCCGGATACCCGCGGCATACGACGCAGTTCGATGACGGTCGTTTCGGCGCGACCGTCGGTGTCGGCATCGAGCAGCAGCTCACGCCCGCTTGGTCCGTCAAATTTGAGTACGACTATATGGGTTTTGGCGGACCTCGTGTGGCGACCCCTCCAACCGTGCAGCGTCCGCCCCTTGCTATCATCCCCGCCAGCACGAGCAGCTTATCTAGCGATTATCACGTCGGTAAAGTCGGCTTGAATTACCATTTTGGTGTCGATCCGACCGCGGAATGGGCCGATGCGCCGCTGCGCCCCGCAACAGCGAGCGCCAAAGCCAAGCCCGTTCTATCTACGGGCGGCTGGTCGCTCGAGGGCGGCTCACGAGTCTGGCTCAGCCGGGGCGCTTTCCAGTGGGACTACACACATGCGCCCCGGTTTCCAGGAGATGAAAGCGTTCCCACTTCAAGGCTCACCTATCAGGGGCTCGACGGCGTGTCCGGCGAGATGTTCGGGCGCCTTGACAGCCCTTGGAGGATATTCCTGAAGGGCAATATTGGCCTCGGACGCTTCAACAAAGGAAAGCGGAACGACGAAGATTCGAGCCTCGGGCAGTGGGCCTATCTCAACGCGTTATCCGGTCAGGCGAACGGACGATTCACATACTACACGGCGGATGCCGGCTACGATTTTCTGCGCGGCAGCAATTACAAGGTGGGCGCGTTTGTCGGATGGACCTCCTACGGCGAGAAGTCGGATTCGATAGGTTGCGTGCAGACCGCTTCGTCCTCGCCGGCCTGGCCATGCACGGGGCCGTCCCAGCGGCAGGGGCAGCTCATCGGCACTCAAGACACCGATTGGAATGCGCCGCGCATCGGCGTTAGCGCCGAGGCTTTGGTGCTTGAGCGCTGGCGCGTGAGCGCCGACATTGCTTACCTGCCATGGACCGAGTTCAGTGGTCGCGACAACCATCTCCTCCGCCCAGCGACAACGTTCTACGATCAGCGCGGAGACGGTGGCGGAGGCCTTCAGGTGGAAGGGGCGCTCTCCTACTTTCTCACCAAGAATGTCAGCATCGGAGTTGGTGGTCGATATTGGTCAATGTGGACCAAAAAGGACAGCGATGTGATCTACAACGCCAACTGGCAGGGCGGCCGAGATCAGGAGGCTGCTCTTGCGAAATACCGCATGGAACGATGGGGCACGTTCATCCAGGCCTCCTACAAATTTGATTGA